In a genomic window of uncultured Flavobacterium sp.:
- a CDS encoding ubiquinol-cytochrome c reductase iron-sulfur subunit, with translation MSKEDNLNENWKKDFPIKKQESTQVSRRDFAKFLTFVSGGLMVGSGFVAAKAYLLPSEGVQGEHFICNREDVPVGGTRGFVIEGSTIPYILIHLESGDFRAYEQKCTHLSCSVFYKPGTGIIHCPCHEGSFDAMTGDVIAGPPPRALPQLDVFFKENKVYVKAHVENKDS, from the coding sequence ATGTCAAAAGAAGATAATTTAAATGAAAACTGGAAAAAAGATTTCCCAATAAAAAAACAGGAATCCACTCAAGTAAGCCGACGTGATTTTGCCAAATTCCTGACTTTTGTTTCTGGAGGATTAATGGTAGGAAGCGGATTTGTTGCTGCAAAAGCTTATTTGTTGCCAAGTGAAGGTGTGCAAGGAGAACATTTTATTTGCAATAGAGAAGATGTACCAGTAGGAGGAACGCGTGGTTTTGTAATCGAAGGCAGCACAATACCTTATATTTTAATACATCTCGAAAGTGGAGATTTCAGAGCTTACGAACAAAAATGTACCCATTTATCTTGCTCCGTTTTCTATAAACCGGGAACCGGAATTATACATTGTCCTTGTCATGAAGGTTCATTTGATGCAATGACCGGTGATGTAATTGCAGGACCGCCACCAAGAGCTTTACCGCAATTAGATGTGTTTTTTAAAGAGAACAAAGTCTATGTAAAAGCACATGTTGAGAATAAAGATAGTTAG
- a CDS encoding 4Fe-4S dicluster domain-containing protein, translating to MNLTNFNRNEEFFVDLQRCIGCKACEMACAECETNGQESLISVNYVERSSTIQTTVQVCMHCEDPVCANVCPADAISQDEFGVVHTANTERCIGCSNCVMACPFGVPKKMEEYDLMMKCTMCYDRTSVGKKPMCATVCPSGALFYGTRAEIEEMRPNSSPVNTFIFGKETVNTKVNIMMPKGSNELRIY from the coding sequence ATGAATTTGACTAATTTTAATAGAAACGAAGAGTTTTTTGTAGATCTGCAACGCTGTATTGGCTGTAAAGCCTGCGAAATGGCATGTGCAGAATGTGAAACCAATGGACAGGAATCTTTGATTAGCGTAAACTATGTCGAGCGTTCTTCAACAATTCAAACCACTGTGCAAGTTTGTATGCATTGCGAAGATCCTGTATGTGCAAACGTATGTCCTGCCGATGCAATTTCGCAAGACGAATTTGGAGTTGTTCACACCGCAAATACAGAAAGATGTATAGGTTGTTCAAACTGTGTTATGGCGTGTCCGTTTGGAGTTCCTAAAAAAATGGAAGAATATGATTTGATGATGAAGTGCACAATGTGTTACGATAGAACAAGTGTAGGTAAAAAACCAATGTGCGCAACAGTTTGTCCAAGTGGCGCTTTGTTTTACGGAACAAGAGCAGAAATTGAAGAAATGAGACCTAATAGTTCGCCAGTCAATACATTCATCTTTGGAAAAGAAACAGTCAATACTAAAGTAAACATTATGATGCCAAAAGGCAGTAATGAATTAAGAATATATTAA
- a CDS encoding molybdopterin oxidoreductase family protein, with the protein MAKLPVSTEKIIEDFGPHLNYAPKDGYAGRDEPDSLVKTHCCFCGMQCGIQLSVKDNKVVGFEPWMEFPFNEGRLCPKGVQRYLQNNHPDRLLHPIKRVEGKGFEKTSWDDAMDKTVSEIKRIQEKYGKHAFSMLSGVSLTNEKSYLVGKFARVALKTRNLDYNGRLCMVSAGAGNKKAFGLDRASNNYSDLEYAEVIIVAGANISETFPTLTHWIWKARDRGAKLIVIDPRMIPLARTADVHLDVRPGTDSALYGAMLKYLVDHDMLDHDFIDNYTSGFQETIDAVKDYTLEWAEEVTGIDKNKIKEAAELWGKAKTSFLLHARGIEHHSKGVDNVLGCINLVLATGRIGKPYCGYGTITGQGNGQGGREHGHKCDQLPGNRDIENPEHRKYISQVWGIDEKDMPGKGLTAYEIIEAIHRDEIKGLISICFNPLVSLPNNNYVRSALEKLEFYVCIDFFLNETARHADIVLAGSLQEEEEGTTTSAEGRVIRIRQAVTPPGEARTDTSILLEIAKRLGEEDKFTYDNSEAIFNELRVASKGGTADYFGISYKKIEDNMGVFWPCPTDDHPGTPRLWEDKKFATPDKKAHFNPAPYKLPGEVTDAEYPIILTTGRVVSQYLSGTQTRRIGKLVDQFPEPLLEIHPEMALKYGIKQHELVRVATRRGEGIFPANIVETIRKDTVFIPYHWPGAKSANQLTPGTLDPISKIPEFKVCACLLDPLGKIAPLSKESQAYASI; encoded by the coding sequence ATGGCAAAATTACCTGTATCAACCGAGAAAATTATTGAAGATTTTGGTCCTCATTTAAATTATGCGCCCAAAGATGGTTACGCAGGTCGAGATGAGCCAGATAGTTTGGTAAAAACGCATTGTTGTTTCTGCGGAATGCAATGTGGTATTCAATTATCAGTAAAAGACAATAAAGTAGTAGGTTTTGAACCATGGATGGAATTTCCTTTTAATGAAGGACGTTTATGTCCAAAAGGAGTTCAGCGTTATTTGCAAAATAATCATCCCGATCGTCTTTTACATCCCATAAAAAGAGTAGAAGGAAAAGGCTTTGAAAAAACTTCCTGGGATGATGCAATGGATAAAACGGTATCCGAAATAAAAAGAATTCAGGAAAAATACGGTAAACATGCTTTTTCGATGTTATCAGGAGTATCACTTACTAACGAAAAAAGTTATTTAGTTGGGAAATTTGCCCGCGTGGCATTAAAAACCAGAAATCTGGATTACAACGGAAGACTTTGTATGGTAAGTGCAGGAGCAGGAAATAAAAAAGCTTTTGGATTAGATCGTGCTTCAAACAATTATTCTGATTTAGAATATGCCGAAGTAATTATTGTAGCCGGAGCAAATATCAGCGAGACTTTTCCAACATTAACGCATTGGATTTGGAAAGCAAGAGATCGTGGTGCAAAATTAATTGTAATCGATCCAAGAATGATTCCATTAGCCAGAACCGCCGATGTACATTTAGATGTAAGACCCGGAACAGATTCTGCATTATATGGTGCGATGCTTAAATATCTGGTTGATCACGATATGTTGGATCATGATTTTATAGACAATTATACATCAGGTTTTCAGGAAACGATAGATGCCGTAAAAGATTATACTCTTGAATGGGCTGAAGAAGTTACAGGAATTGATAAAAATAAAATAAAAGAAGCCGCGGAATTGTGGGGAAAAGCTAAAACTAGTTTCCTACTTCACGCTCGCGGAATCGAACATCATTCAAAAGGAGTTGATAATGTTTTGGGTTGTATAAATCTTGTTTTGGCAACCGGAAGAATTGGTAAACCATATTGCGGATACGGCACAATTACAGGACAAGGAAATGGACAAGGAGGTAGAGAACATGGACATAAATGTGATCAATTGCCAGGAAACCGCGATATTGAGAATCCGGAACACAGAAAGTATATATCGCAAGTTTGGGGAATCGATGAAAAAGATATGCCCGGAAAAGGGCTTACAGCTTACGAAATCATAGAAGCCATTCATAGAGACGAAATTAAAGGATTGATTTCGATTTGTTTCAATCCATTGGTTTCATTGCCAAATAACAATTATGTAAGATCAGCTTTGGAGAAATTAGAGTTTTACGTTTGTATTGATTTCTTTTTGAATGAAACGGCTCGTCATGCAGATATTGTTTTAGCAGGTTCTTTACAGGAAGAAGAAGAAGGAACAACAACTTCGGCAGAAGGTCGCGTAATCAGAATTCGTCAGGCAGTAACACCTCCGGGAGAAGCAAGAACAGATACTTCTATTTTGTTGGAAATAGCCAAGCGATTGGGCGAAGAAGATAAATTTACGTATGATAATAGTGAAGCTATTTTTAATGAATTGCGTGTCGCTTCAAAAGGCGGAACAGCAGATTATTTTGGAATATCCTATAAAAAAATAGAAGATAATATGGGCGTTTTTTGGCCTTGTCCAACAGACGATCATCCCGGAACACCACGATTATGGGAAGATAAAAAATTTGCAACACCAGATAAAAAAGCACACTTTAATCCGGCACCTTATAAATTACCGGGCGAAGTTACTGATGCTGAATATCCTATTATCTTGACTACAGGTCGTGTGGTTTCTCAATATTTAAGCGGAACTCAGACACGAAGAATTGGTAAATTGGTTGATCAGTTTCCGGAACCACTTTTAGAAATTCATCCTGAAATGGCTTTAAAATACGGAATCAAACAACATGAATTAGTACGAGTTGCAACACGACGCGGAGAAGGAATTTTTCCGGCAAATATCGTAGAAACCATTAGAAAAGATACAGTTTTTATACCGTATCATTGGCCTGGAGCCAAATCAGCAAATCAATTGACACCGGGAACTTTAGATCCAATTTCAAAAATTCCGGAATTTAAAGTTTGTGCCTGTTTATTAGATCCGTTGGGAAAAATAGCGCCATTGTCAAAAGAATCGCAAGCATATGCAAGTATTTAA
- a CDS encoding MFS transporter, with protein MKNKTFNTKALLVATSVSALTIVLVFYGSRQLQNFDAALVTYLFGTIFAFFGIVYRYTVWLQRPPTWMYFKRSIKFLFTGKIFSHLWFLGKETVENVVVQKFIYPRSKYRWIAHFCIALGCMSAFAITIPLTFGWIHFTLAQDSISIYEAHFFGFKMMDFKIGSFLAFLIFHALNWSSWLVIFGSVYYLRRRLTNPGLIATQSFEGDLLPLILLIAISVTGLCLTYSYQFMKGFAYDFLAVIHAVTVIMFLIWIPFGKFFHIIQRPAQIGAHIYKQEGIKKGMAVCPHTGEEFATQLHINDLKIVTKQLGFDFTHEDGTSHLDLSPEGKRSRLAQAHLKARLENGGKLFG; from the coding sequence ATGAAAAATAAAACTTTTAATACCAAAGCTTTACTCGTTGCAACATCAGTTTCGGCATTGACAATCGTGTTGGTGTTTTACGGATCCAGACAATTGCAAAATTTTGATGCAGCATTAGTTACTTATTTGTTTGGTACAATATTTGCTTTCTTCGGAATTGTATATCGATATACAGTTTGGTTGCAGCGTCCGCCAACATGGATGTATTTCAAACGAAGTATTAAATTTCTGTTTACCGGAAAAATATTCTCTCACTTATGGTTTTTAGGAAAAGAAACGGTAGAAAATGTAGTAGTTCAGAAATTCATTTATCCAAGAAGTAAATACCGTTGGATAGCCCATTTTTGTATCGCATTAGGATGTATGTCGGCATTTGCCATAACAATCCCGTTAACGTTTGGTTGGATACATTTTACCTTGGCACAAGATTCTATTTCCATTTATGAAGCGCATTTCTTTGGATTTAAAATGATGGATTTTAAGATTGGATCTTTCTTGGCATTTCTAATCTTTCACGCCCTAAACTGGTCTTCGTGGTTAGTAATATTTGGATCCGTTTATTATTTAAGAAGACGATTAACAAATCCCGGTTTAATTGCAACCCAATCTTTTGAAGGCGATTTATTGCCACTTATTCTATTGATAGCAATATCAGTAACAGGTTTATGTCTTACGTATTCTTATCAATTCATGAAAGGATTTGCATATGATTTCCTTGCCGTAATTCATGCCGTAACCGTAATCATGTTTTTGATATGGATTCCATTTGGAAAATTCTTCCACATTATTCAGCGTCCCGCACAGATTGGAGCACATATTTATAAACAAGAAGGAATTAAAAAAGGAATGGCAGTTTGTCCTCATACAGGCGAAGAATTTGCGACTCAACTTCATATAAATGATTTAAAAATTGTGACGAAACAACTGGGATTTGATTTCACGCATGAAGACGGAACATCACATTTAGATTTAAGTCCCGAAGGAAAAAGATCCCGTTTAGCTCAGGCGCATTTAAAAGCAAGATTAGAAAACGGCGGAAAGTTATTTGGATAA
- a CDS encoding MFS transporter: MKTWLDKWDPEDDAFWNATGSKIAWRTLTITTLTLILSFASWFMMSVIAVKLPGLGFYFSKDQLFWLTAIPGLAAGVLRIIHTFILPIFGTRHIVSFATAIKLIPVIGIGFAVMDTSTPFWVFAVLAFTTGFGGGDFSSYMPSTSLFFPKRLKGTALGIQAGIGNFGVSVAQFVTPLIISVSIYGAASVFTSIDHKEAIVVFQNASIEKQKEVFSGLIPEVQARILTNVSETIRDSVSASIKSDDKVALFTALPVKAKAKAIANANPKMAEKILNDISPNNTAVNNQEIYLQSAAFWYAPFLILLAFISWFYLKSIPMKASVREQMDIFSNKHTWYCTITYVMTFGTFAGLSAAFPLMIKFLYGDFPNAPDPLVYAFYGPLIGSASRIAFGFVADRVGGAILTTITGLGILAGSIILVTEGLVAPTSMEQFPLFVTVILAMFFFTGIGNAGTFRQYPIIFAENQRQAAGVIGWTAAIAAFGPFIYSKLIGNNLSANGTVDQFFIGVSVFTLIATAINWWFYNRKGCEKPS, translated from the coding sequence ATGAAAACTTGGTTAGACAAATGGGATCCGGAAGATGATGCGTTTTGGAATGCTACCGGAAGTAAAATTGCCTGGAGAACATTAACAATAACAACATTAACATTAATATTATCCTTTGCTTCATGGTTTATGATGAGCGTAATTGCTGTTAAATTACCCGGATTAGGATTTTACTTTTCCAAAGATCAGCTTTTTTGGTTAACAGCGATTCCCGGATTAGCGGCAGGAGTTTTGAGAATCATCCATACTTTTATATTACCCATATTTGGAACCAGACATATTGTATCATTTGCAACAGCAATTAAATTAATTCCCGTAATCGGAATTGGTTTTGCCGTTATGGATACCAGTACACCTTTTTGGGTATTTGCAGTATTGGCTTTTACAACAGGTTTTGGAGGAGGAGATTTCTCCTCTTATATGCCAAGTACAAGTTTATTTTTTCCTAAAAGACTTAAAGGAACAGCACTTGGAATTCAAGCCGGAATTGGAAATTTTGGAGTTTCGGTAGCACAATTTGTTACGCCACTTATTATTAGCGTCAGTATTTATGGTGCAGCATCAGTATTTACAAGTATCGATCATAAAGAAGCAATAGTTGTTTTTCAGAATGCGAGTATTGAAAAACAAAAAGAGGTTTTTTCAGGCTTAATTCCCGAGGTTCAAGCCCGAATATTAACAAACGTAAGCGAAACTATTCGAGACTCTGTAAGTGCTTCAATCAAATCAGATGATAAAGTAGCTCTTTTTACAGCATTGCCTGTAAAAGCAAAAGCAAAGGCTATTGCAAATGCAAATCCTAAAATGGCCGAAAAAATATTGAACGATATCAGTCCTAATAATACGGCGGTAAACAATCAGGAAATCTATTTACAATCCGCAGCATTTTGGTACGCTCCATTTTTAATATTATTAGCCTTTATAAGTTGGTTTTACTTAAAAAGTATACCAATGAAAGCATCGGTTAGAGAGCAAATGGATATTTTTTCAAACAAACATACTTGGTATTGTACCATAACTTATGTAATGACTTTTGGAACTTTTGCAGGATTGTCAGCAGCTTTTCCATTAATGATTAAATTCTTATATGGAGATTTTCCAAATGCGCCAGATCCTTTAGTATATGCTTTTTATGGTCCACTTATAGGATCAGCGAGTAGAATTGCTTTTGGTTTTGTAGCAGATAGAGTTGGTGGAGCGATACTTACTACAATTACAGGTTTAGGAATTTTGGCAGGATCAATAATTTTAGTTACAGAAGGATTAGTTGCACCAACAAGCATGGAACAATTTCCACTATTTGTAACAGTGATTTTAGCAATGTTCTTCTTTACAGGAATTGGAAACGCAGGAACATTTAGACAATACCCAATAATTTTTGCCGAAAATCAACGTCAGGCAGCCGGAGTTATTGGTTGGACAGCAGCAATTGCAGCATTTGGACCTTTTATATATTCAAAATTAATAGGTAATAACCTTTCGGCAAATGGTACCGTAGATCAGTTTTTTATAGGAGTTTCTGTTTTTACTCTTATTGCGACTGCGATAAATTGGTGGTTTTATAATCGTAAAGGTTGCGAAAAACCAAGTTAA
- a CDS encoding MFS transporter: protein MSNLSQSHRILFLNTLAFTICFACWTLNGVLVTYLVDKGIFNWTVVETGWLLGIPILSGSIFRLPIGILTDKYGGKIVFSILLLLCSIPLFLLPFASTFLTFAVLSFFFGLVGTSFAVGIGYTSIWYPKDWQGRALGIFGMGNAGAAITTFAAPTLLNNFSETDPQNGWKLLPVIYGAVLVFIGILFIVFAKNKTNPGVSKTMGELMSPLKNIRVWRFGAYYFLVFGFFVAYSQWLLPNFMNVYHTSLVMGGMFATMFSLPSGIIRAFGGYLSDKFGARKVMYWVLGSSIVISFLLMFPKMEIFTAGPGVLATTNGVVTQVSPEAITVNDKEHKIHKKEISNSDDTAIFPVKNSWQEIVVEQNQTVKKKELLAKGVTQIKFSANLWVYLVLVILIGISWGIGKAAVYKHIPEYFPNEVGVVGGMVGLIGGLGGFIGPIIFGYLLNYTGLWTSSWIFIFVVSVLCLLWMHRTIINAMRIKAPDFTRDIEHNH from the coding sequence ATGAGTAATCTATCTCAATCCCATAGAATTCTGTTTTTAAATACATTAGCATTTACGATTTGTTTTGCCTGTTGGACTTTAAATGGCGTTTTGGTAACTTATCTTGTTGATAAAGGAATTTTTAACTGGACAGTTGTAGAAACAGGATGGTTACTTGGAATTCCTATTTTATCAGGTTCAATATTTAGACTTCCAATAGGTATTTTGACAGATAAATATGGAGGTAAAATTGTGTTTTCAATTTTGTTATTACTCTGTTCAATTCCACTTTTTCTGCTTCCTTTTGCCAGTACTTTTTTGACTTTTGCTGTATTAAGTTTTTTCTTCGGATTAGTTGGGACAAGTTTTGCGGTAGGAATTGGATATACTTCGATTTGGTATCCTAAAGATTGGCAAGGACGCGCTCTGGGAATCTTCGGAATGGGAAATGCCGGAGCCGCAATTACAACTTTTGCCGCTCCAACATTATTAAATAACTTCTCAGAAACAGATCCTCAAAACGGTTGGAAATTATTACCTGTGATCTACGGAGCTGTATTAGTATTCATTGGAATACTATTTATTGTTTTCGCAAAGAATAAAACCAATCCCGGAGTTTCAAAAACAATGGGCGAATTAATGTCTCCGCTTAAAAACATTAGAGTCTGGAGATTTGGAGCATACTACTTTTTAGTCTTCGGTTTTTTTGTAGCCTATTCACAATGGTTATTACCCAATTTTATGAACGTTTATCATACTTCACTCGTTATGGGCGGAATGTTTGCTACAATGTTCAGTTTGCCTTCCGGAATAATCAGAGCTTTTGGCGGATATCTCTCAGATAAATTTGGAGCCAGAAAAGTAATGTATTGGGTTTTAGGTTCATCAATAGTAATAAGCTTTTTATTAATGTTTCCTAAAATGGAAATTTTCACGGCCGGACCAGGAGTTCTTGCTACGACAAATGGTGTTGTTACCCAAGTTTCTCCCGAAGCAATTACTGTAAATGATAAAGAACATAAAATTCATAAAAAAGAAATATCAAACAGCGACGATACCGCAATTTTTCCTGTAAAGAACTCTTGGCAGGAAATAGTTGTAGAACAAAACCAAACAGTCAAAAAGAAAGAATTATTAGCGAAAGGCGTAACACAAATTAAGTTTAGCGCTAATCTCTGGGTATATCTAGTCCTGGTGATACTTATAGGAATTTCATGGGGAATTGGTAAGGCTGCCGTTTACAAACACATTCCTGAATATTTTCCAAATGAAGTTGGAGTAGTAGGAGGAATGGTTGGTTTAATAGGCGGATTAGGCGGATTTATTGGGCCAATAATTTTTGGTTATCTCCTTAATTATACCGGACTCTGGACCAGTTCATGGATATTTATTTTCGTAGTTTCTGTTCTCTGTCTTTTATGGATGCACCGAACAATTATAAATGCGATGAGAATAAAAGCGCCAGATTTTACAAGAGATATAGAACACAATCATTAA
- a CDS encoding TonB-dependent receptor: protein MKKKLNIYSLLFLLLFSAGINAQNTTPLIQSKLDGTVVDDVTNQPIIGASVVIKGTTHGVQTDAEGKFYFQTGQKFPYTLIITYIGYKKAEVVVDKNPVTINLKEERQELDELVVVGYGSQKRKDITGSVASVPKANLSQVTSSADNLLRGAIPGVVVTQSSGRPGASSSVRIRGGNSITAGNEPLYVVDGILIYNDNNNSTAGVTNAGATVNVLSTINPGDIESIEVLKDASATAIYGSRGANGVVIITTKKGVKGQDNISYQGYIGFQNVSKRLHLMNASQWASLRNDVQASIGQAPSFTPAQIEAFKTSGSYNWQDAVFRSDAPIQNHQLSFSGGDDRSRYAISAGYFQQDGIVIASDFKRISLRANYERNYSQNFKFGVNANYSNSVSNGIGTNGGAAAGRQPNPLVVALYQPPVVPIKNPDGSYNLTNNPYATATNGIIPNPINDLVNTTNETKINRILTSLFGEYKITKKLTAKVAVSGDVINTKQNYYAPSTTTSGAGTKGLASVGDRVVSSVLNENTLNYNTNFGENHKFSALGGYTLQYTQGEVVNAGAQTFVNDSNTYNALQDGVPVKPYSDAFESVLKSWLTRVNYSYKGKYNFTLSARADGSSRFGSESLWGYFPSAGFSWNITDESFASNIKGLTEAKLRITAGTTGNQEIGNYLSLAQMGSVNYSFGGTLYTGLAPTRLANPDLKWEKTNQYNVGLDLSLLDRKINFVFDVYYKKTNDLLINVPIPLTSGYATVLQNIGGVENKGIEIGLITENIKTENFSWNSNFVFSANKNKVVSIGNGVNQFFPVVPNGSLLQQQPVTVKVGLPLGTFWGYRTAGIFQTQEEINTQPKINSLANTKIGDRKYVDTNGDGVITALDKGNLGSSQPKFVGSFSNTISYHDFDLNFSFQGAYGGKVFNALNQQLEISTLGTNANVTLDNRWTPTNTNTDVPRATSSPLGIVSERYVEDASFLRLKLITFGYTLPKSLSSRLGTKSIKFYVSAENLITWTKYTGFDPEVSSYEQNNLYPGIDFGAYPNSKTFISGLNVTF from the coding sequence ATGAAAAAAAAATTAAACATATACTCATTGCTTTTTCTCCTGCTATTTTCGGCAGGAATTAATGCCCAGAATACCACGCCGCTTATTCAATCTAAACTTGACGGAACTGTTGTTGATGATGTTACAAATCAGCCTATTATTGGAGCTTCGGTAGTTATTAAAGGTACAACACACGGAGTTCAGACAGATGCTGAAGGAAAATTTTATTTTCAAACAGGACAAAAATTCCCTTACACTTTAATAATAACTTATATAGGATATAAAAAAGCAGAAGTTGTTGTAGACAAAAATCCTGTTACTATTAACTTAAAAGAAGAGCGTCAGGAACTTGATGAATTAGTAGTTGTAGGTTACGGTTCTCAAAAGAGGAAAGACATTACGGGCTCTGTTGCATCGGTTCCAAAAGCCAATTTATCGCAAGTAACTTCCTCTGCAGATAATTTATTGCGTGGTGCAATTCCCGGTGTGGTAGTTACACAAAGTTCTGGTCGTCCCGGAGCTTCTTCAAGTGTTCGTATTAGAGGAGGAAACTCAATTACTGCGGGGAATGAACCTCTTTATGTGGTTGATGGAATCCTGATTTATAATGACAATAATAACAGTACAGCGGGTGTTACGAATGCCGGTGCAACTGTAAACGTATTATCAACTATTAATCCCGGAGATATAGAATCTATTGAGGTTTTGAAAGATGCTTCTGCAACGGCAATTTACGGTTCTCGTGGTGCAAATGGAGTTGTAATCATCACAACCAAAAAAGGAGTTAAAGGACAAGACAATATTTCGTATCAAGGTTATATTGGATTTCAAAATGTTTCGAAAAGATTACATTTAATGAATGCCAGCCAATGGGCAAGTTTACGTAATGACGTTCAGGCAAGTATTGGTCAGGCACCATCTTTTACACCGGCTCAAATAGAAGCTTTTAAAACTTCAGGAAGTTACAACTGGCAAGATGCTGTTTTTAGATCTGACGCGCCAATTCAAAATCATCAGTTATCATTTTCAGGTGGAGACGATCGTTCTCGTTATGCAATCTCGGCAGGTTATTTTCAACAAGACGGAATTGTTATTGCATCTGATTTTAAAAGAATTTCGCTTCGTGCTAACTACGAAAGAAACTATTCTCAGAATTTTAAATTTGGTGTAAACGCTAATTATAGTAATTCAGTTTCAAATGGTATTGGTACAAATGGCGGTGCCGCTGCAGGAAGACAGCCAAATCCATTGGTTGTAGCTTTATATCAGCCGCCAGTAGTTCCTATCAAAAATCCTGACGGAAGTTATAATCTAACCAATAATCCATACGCAACTGCAACAAATGGTATAATTCCTAACCCAATTAATGATTTGGTGAATACTACCAATGAAACAAAAATCAACAGAATTCTAACCAGTTTATTTGGTGAATATAAAATCACAAAAAAATTGACTGCAAAAGTTGCTGTTAGTGGAGATGTTATCAATACAAAACAAAACTATTATGCGCCGTCAACTACAACTTCAGGAGCCGGAACTAAAGGTTTAGCTTCTGTTGGAGACAGAGTTGTAAGTTCTGTATTGAACGAAAACACCTTAAATTATAATACTAATTTCGGTGAAAACCATAAATTCTCAGCTTTAGGAGGATATACACTTCAATACACTCAAGGTGAAGTTGTTAATGCAGGAGCGCAAACATTTGTAAACGACTCAAATACTTATAACGCTTTGCAAGATGGAGTTCCGGTAAAACCTTACAGCGATGCATTTGAAAGTGTTTTGAAATCATGGTTAACGAGAGTAAATTATTCTTATAAAGGAAAATACAACTTCACATTATCTGCGCGTGCAGACGGTTCTTCAAGATTTGGATCAGAATCTCTTTGGGGTTACTTTCCTTCTGCAGGATTCTCATGGAATATTACCGATGAAAGTTTTGCAAGCAACATCAAAGGTCTAACAGAAGCTAAACTTAGAATTACAGCAGGAACAACAGGAAATCAAGAGATTGGAAACTATCTTTCTCTAGCTCAAATGGGATCTGTAAATTATTCTTTTGGAGGAACTTTATACACAGGTTTAGCTCCTACTCGTCTGGCAAATCCGGATTTGAAATGGGAAAAAACAAATCAATACAATGTAGGTTTGGATTTGTCTTTATTAGATCGAAAAATCAACTTTGTATTTGATGTTTACTACAAGAAAACAAACGATTTATTGATCAATGTACCAATTCCACTTACTTCTGGTTATGCAACAGTACTTCAAAATATTGGAGGTGTTGAGAATAAAGGTATCGAGATTGGTTTGATTACAGAAAACATCAAAACTGAAAATTTCTCTTGGAATTCGAACTTCGTTTTCTCTGCTAATAAAAACAAAGTGGTTTCTATAGGAAATGGTGTTAATCAATTTTTTCCTGTAGTTCCAAACGGATCATTATTGCAACAACAACCTGTAACTGTAAAAGTTGGATTGCCATTAGGAACTTTCTGGGGATACAGAACTGCTGGAATTTTCCAGACTCAGGAAGAAATCAATACACAACCTAAAATCAACAGTTTAGCCAATACTAAAATTGGAGACAGAAAATACGTTGATACAAACGGAGACGGTGTAATTACTGCGCTTGACAAAGGAAATCTTGGAAGTTCTCAGCCAAAATTTGTGGGAAGTTTTAGTAACACAATTTCTTATCATGATTTTGATCTTAATTTCTCTTTCCAAGGCGCTTATGGCGGAAAAGTGTTTAACGCTTTGAATCAACAATTAGAAATTTCTACACTTGGAACAAATGCAAATGTTACTTTGGATAATCGTTGGACACCAACAAATACAAATACTGATGTTCCAAGAGCTACAAGTTCTCCGCTTGGGATAGTTTCTGAGCGTTATGTAGAAGATGCTTCTTTCTTAAGATTGAAATTAATCACTTTTGGATATACGTTACCAAAAAGCCTTTCCTCTAGATTGGGAACAAAAAGCATCAAATTTTATGTTTCTGCCGAAAACTTAATTACATGGACAAAATACACAGGTTTTGATCCTGAGGTAAGTTCTTATGAGCAAAATAACTTATATCCGGGAATTGATTTTGGTGCATATCCAAACTCCAAAACATTTATTTCAGGTCTAAACGTAACTTTCTAA